A single window of Oerskovia paurometabola DNA harbors:
- a CDS encoding cold-shock protein encodes MAQGSVKWFNAEKGYGFIAQDGGGADVFVHYSAIEAQGYRSLEEAQRVEFEITQGPKGPQAENVRPL; translated from the coding sequence ATGGCGCAGGGTTCTGTGAAGTGGTTCAACGCTGAGAAGGGCTACGGGTTCATCGCCCAGGACGGCGGCGGCGCCGACGTCTTCGTCCACTACTCCGCGATCGAGGCCCAGGGCTACCGGTCGCTCGAAGAGGCTCAGCGGGTCGAGTTCGAGATCACCCAGGGTCCCAAGGGCCCGCAGGCGGAGAACGTCCGCCCGCTCTGA
- a CDS encoding spermidine synthase, with protein sequence MGRKTTGRSSRRSSASTSPPTETVPPSRRGRAGARPQGAETTRDLPTEELRTSTGTARLVPDPDGSTGVTLLVNGVPSSHLDLADPGLLTFEYMQQMAAVLAALPPGPLRVVHLGAAGCTFARYVEHERPDSRQVAVDLDADLVTRVREWFALPRAPRLRLRAGDARAELATLADASADVVVRDVFAGDTTPEHVTTTAFVRDVLRVLRPGGLYLANCADRPPLALARAELATAVSALAASGSTDRDVWDEVGLIAEPGQLKGRRYGNLVLVAVRGAAPTVAGSSDTSAPAGLDLRDAGLARTLRSLPVPATLLTGEEARRFAGTAAPLEDPPVPGPPTDPEPSLPPADATSAGAADADGRDVVGHGKG encoded by the coding sequence ATGGGCCGCAAGACCACCGGGCGCTCGTCCCGTCGTTCCTCAGCATCCACCTCCCCACCCACAGAGACCGTCCCGCCGTCGCGCCGCGGCCGCGCAGGCGCGCGGCCGCAGGGCGCCGAGACCACTCGCGACCTGCCCACCGAGGAGCTCCGCACCTCGACGGGCACCGCCCGGCTGGTGCCGGACCCGGACGGCAGCACGGGCGTCACCCTCCTCGTCAACGGGGTGCCGAGCTCGCACCTGGACCTCGCCGACCCGGGCCTTCTCACGTTCGAGTACATGCAGCAGATGGCGGCGGTCCTCGCCGCGCTCCCGCCCGGCCCCCTGCGGGTCGTCCACCTGGGCGCCGCCGGGTGCACGTTCGCCCGGTACGTCGAGCACGAGCGCCCCGACTCCCGCCAGGTCGCGGTCGACCTGGACGCCGACCTCGTCACGCGCGTGCGCGAGTGGTTCGCGCTCCCCCGTGCCCCCCGCCTGCGGTTGCGCGCCGGCGACGCTCGCGCGGAGCTCGCGACGCTGGCGGACGCGAGCGCGGACGTCGTCGTGCGCGACGTCTTCGCGGGGGACACCACCCCCGAGCACGTCACGACGACGGCCTTCGTGCGCGACGTCCTGCGCGTGCTGCGCCCCGGCGGCCTCTACCTCGCGAACTGCGCCGACCGCCCGCCGCTCGCCCTCGCGCGGGCCGAGCTCGCCACGGCCGTCTCCGCCCTCGCCGCGAGCGGCTCGACCGACCGGGACGTCTGGGACGAGGTGGGTCTGATCGCCGAACCGGGACAGCTCAAGGGGCGCCGCTACGGGAACCTCGTCCTGGTCGCCGTCCGCGGCGCGGCCCCCACCGTGGCCGGCTCGTCCGACACCTCGGCCCCGGCAGGGCTCGACCTGCGCGACGCTGGGCTCGCACGCACGCTGCGCAGCCTGCCCGTCCCGGCCACGCTGCTCACGGGCGAGGAAGCACGCCGGTTCGCCGGCACGGCGGCACCGCTCGAGGACCCACCGGTGCCCGGCCCGCCCACGGACCCGGAGCCGTCGCTCCCGCCCGCCGACGCCACGTCCGCGGGTGCGGCGGACGCGGACGGACGCGACGTCGTCGGGCACGGGAAGGGCTGA
- a CDS encoding SAV_6107 family HEPN domain-containing protein, whose translation MTTQHRALPGAGAVAPEVARLLARADAELVAAGLTADPAERFVHSHLGALRSAAAVVALRGRPSSRSRARSVWDMLALVEPGLSGWSVYFAGGARIRAAVDAGRFDAVEAHQADEIMACAEDFRDEVAMLVDPDVGFVRHPSLRVVAS comes from the coding sequence ATGACCACACAGCACAGGGCGCTCCCGGGAGCGGGGGCCGTCGCTCCCGAGGTCGCGCGCCTCCTGGCCCGTGCCGACGCCGAGCTGGTCGCTGCCGGGCTCACGGCCGACCCTGCGGAGCGCTTCGTCCACTCGCACCTCGGGGCGCTGCGGTCCGCGGCCGCCGTGGTCGCGCTCCGTGGCAGGCCGTCCTCGCGGTCTCGCGCGCGGTCCGTCTGGGACATGCTCGCGCTCGTCGAGCCGGGCCTGTCAGGCTGGTCGGTCTACTTCGCGGGCGGGGCGCGGATCAGGGCCGCAGTCGACGCGGGGCGCTTCGACGCGGTCGAGGCGCACCAGGCCGACGAGATCATGGCCTGCGCCGAGGACTTCCGCGACGAGGTCGCCATGCTCGTCGACCCCGACGTCGGGTTCGTCCGCCATCCCTCCCTGCGGGTCGTGGCCTCGTGA
- the dinB gene encoding DNA polymerase IV, with the protein MSRGPRATQARRDWGDDETGCSILHVDMDAFFASVELTRRPELVGRPVIVGGAERSVVLAATYEAREFGVHSAMPMALARRLCPHAVIVPPDHRAYQDASRAVMEIVHEITALVEQISIDEAFLDVSGARRRLGAPTFIAQGLRERVRQEVGITCSVGIATTKFVAKLASTHAKPDGLMLVPASSTVPFLRTLPAGALWGVGERTEKTLAGWGITTVAELADTDVATLQAAVGKAAGAHLHDLAWGRDPRPVEPGRAEQSIGAETTFAQDLYDFAVIGSALLGLADRCASRLRSQGFVARTVSVKVRTADFRTLTRSRTLASPTDVAQEIHAVALELARGVDRRGLPVRLVGVRAENLERRGASVEQPTLEESVQEASGAQREAERALDLIRDRFGVNSIGPASTRRRSTTTRADVELS; encoded by the coding sequence ATGAGCCGCGGCCCACGAGCCACGCAGGCTCGACGCGACTGGGGGGACGACGAGACGGGCTGCTCCATCCTGCACGTCGACATGGACGCCTTCTTCGCCTCGGTCGAGCTGACGCGCCGCCCGGAGCTGGTGGGGAGGCCCGTGATCGTCGGCGGGGCCGAGCGCAGCGTCGTCCTGGCGGCCACGTACGAGGCGCGCGAGTTCGGCGTCCACTCGGCCATGCCCATGGCGCTCGCCCGTCGGCTGTGCCCGCACGCCGTCATCGTGCCTCCTGACCACCGGGCGTACCAGGACGCTTCGCGCGCGGTCATGGAGATCGTCCACGAGATCACGGCGCTCGTCGAGCAGATCAGCATCGACGAGGCGTTCCTCGACGTGAGCGGCGCCCGTCGCAGGCTGGGCGCGCCGACGTTCATCGCCCAGGGTCTGCGGGAGCGGGTCCGGCAGGAGGTCGGCATCACCTGCTCCGTCGGGATAGCCACGACCAAGTTCGTCGCCAAGCTCGCGTCCACGCACGCCAAGCCGGACGGCCTGATGCTGGTCCCGGCATCCTCGACCGTGCCCTTCCTGCGCACGCTGCCCGCAGGGGCTCTGTGGGGGGTCGGGGAGCGGACCGAGAAGACGCTCGCGGGATGGGGCATCACGACCGTCGCGGAGCTCGCCGACACCGACGTCGCGACGTTGCAGGCCGCGGTCGGGAAGGCGGCCGGTGCCCACCTGCACGACCTCGCCTGGGGTCGGGACCCCCGTCCCGTCGAACCCGGGCGTGCCGAGCAGAGCATCGGTGCCGAGACGACGTTCGCGCAGGACCTCTACGACTTCGCGGTCATCGGATCGGCCTTGCTGGGCCTCGCGGACCGGTGTGCGTCCCGCCTGCGCAGTCAGGGGTTCGTGGCGCGGACGGTGTCGGTGAAGGTCCGGACGGCGGACTTCCGCACGCTCACGCGTTCCCGAACGCTCGCTTCGCCCACCGACGTGGCGCAGGAGATCCACGCCGTGGCGCTCGAGCTCGCACGGGGCGTGGACCGACGTGGCCTGCCCGTGCGCCTCGTGGGTGTGCGTGCGGAGAACCTGGAACGTCGGGGCGCCTCGGTCGAACAGCCGACGCTCGAGGAGTCGGTGCAGGAGGCGTCCGGCGCGCAACGCGAGGCCGAGCGGGCGCTCGACCTGATCCGCGACCGTTTTGGGGTGAATTCGATCGGCCCGGCGTCCACGCGACGGCGCTCGACTACCACCCGGGCAGATGTAGAACTATCCTGA
- a CDS encoding DUF3040 domain-containing protein: MERALTSDDPRLATTLQSSPRKSGLRYVAAGVGVVGGLLLLVFGAASASPVLGVAGFVVMFAGVAFAFSAPRKSTTGPVGVVDEHGKVTPPKASAKGGASRQGFLTRLEERWDRRREQGGR, translated from the coding sequence ATGGAAAGAGCGCTGACCTCGGATGATCCGCGGTTGGCGACGACGCTTCAGTCGAGCCCCCGGAAGTCGGGTCTGCGCTACGTCGCCGCAGGCGTCGGCGTCGTCGGAGGACTGCTTCTCCTCGTGTTCGGTGCGGCGTCGGCCTCGCCGGTGCTGGGAGTCGCCGGGTTCGTCGTGATGTTCGCGGGCGTCGCGTTCGCGTTCTCCGCGCCCCGCAAGTCGACGACCGGTCCGGTCGGGGTCGTGGACGAGCACGGCAAGGTCACGCCCCCGAAGGCCTCGGCCAAGGGAGGCGCGTCCCGTCAGGGCTTCCTCACCCGACTGGAAGAGCGTTGGGACCGTCGACGCGAGCAGGGCGGTCGTTGA
- a CDS encoding transglutaminase family protein: MTSTSPQPTRRASRATVLRVVATTALVVVATLASFRALTVLIGPGQWTSTGTALVLVLALVTGGTRLLLERGPDARSRRHDVGLRGIVPTLSGLVVGAWGLLALFGGPTSRGIDLAISGASIDRLLARLAAGRALIAAEVAPIDPSFPLALIAVAGAGLVFLATDLVVGGLRFPAAAALPLLALWIPPLVIEGAIPPPVFVVTVVALLLLVAVDNPHLASRRRGAAAAPVGPAARVLRAGGILGATAAIAVVALVAGSAAGAIPQILSSPWSAFFTTAGPTERLASDLDMEDDLGARSQEVALTYEFPQEAAQGGTSTSIGPLRMFTLTGFDGKSWRRGDSRQGPPVDAGQVLWPTGAEIGSGDPRTVDVTLRTLRDEKLVLPTEPRSIDVEGEWFYDDSRDEVSGSSATTPGMTYSFEVFARQLTADALRTSSGDDVDDPNVVEVPDSAHRDEIRTLAEEIVAGTTTRYDAAVALQSYFRDGANFTYSTQVPDGATDDTVWNFLQDREGYCVQFATSMTMMARSVGIPARLAVGFLPGERTSDNVYQVTGKDSHAWPELYFPGQGWVRFEPTPAVQAGPVPSWADPLLGPSGDDSTSVPDDVPTSQVGPDATAGTGQTTAPAPGAGAGQEDGQATSGGGWGAGIITLVVVLVLSVVGWVAVRRRGGSTPELDVESTWADLVRQLDDLGVRWQASVTLRQVPAVVASQVAQRTGRHLPDTTVDALVALAAEVESERYARTWSPPPPNDLAALRDQVVAGVREELNDRPARVDGPNALPVG, translated from the coding sequence GTGACGAGCACGTCCCCCCAGCCAACCCGCCGCGCCTCGCGCGCGACCGTCCTGCGGGTCGTCGCCACCACCGCCCTCGTCGTCGTCGCGACCCTCGCGTCGTTCCGAGCCCTCACGGTGCTCATCGGACCAGGGCAGTGGACCAGCACCGGGACGGCGCTCGTCCTGGTGCTCGCACTCGTGACCGGGGGCACCCGACTCCTGCTCGAGCGCGGTCCTGATGCTCGCTCGCGACGCCACGACGTCGGGCTCAGGGGGATCGTCCCCACGCTGTCGGGACTGGTGGTCGGGGCCTGGGGACTCCTGGCCCTGTTCGGCGGGCCGACCTCACGCGGCATCGACCTCGCGATCAGCGGCGCGAGCATCGATCGCCTCCTGGCCCGCCTCGCGGCGGGGCGGGCACTGATCGCCGCCGAGGTCGCCCCGATCGACCCCTCGTTCCCCCTCGCCCTCATCGCGGTGGCCGGTGCCGGCCTCGTCTTCCTCGCCACCGACCTCGTCGTGGGCGGCCTGCGGTTCCCCGCGGCAGCCGCGCTCCCGCTCCTCGCCCTGTGGATCCCGCCCCTGGTCATCGAAGGCGCCATCCCGCCGCCCGTGTTCGTCGTCACGGTCGTCGCGCTCCTTCTTCTCGTGGCGGTCGACAACCCGCACCTCGCGAGCCGTCGCCGGGGCGCAGCGGCCGCCCCCGTCGGCCCCGCCGCACGGGTCCTGCGTGCCGGAGGAATCCTGGGAGCCACCGCGGCGATCGCCGTGGTGGCGCTCGTCGCGGGCAGCGCCGCCGGCGCGATCCCCCAGATCCTGAGCTCGCCGTGGTCGGCGTTCTTCACGACCGCCGGCCCGACCGAACGCCTGGCCAGCGACCTGGACATGGAGGACGACCTCGGCGCCCGCTCCCAGGAGGTCGCGCTGACCTACGAGTTTCCGCAGGAGGCGGCGCAGGGAGGAACCAGCACCAGCATCGGCCCCCTGCGCATGTTCACGCTGACCGGCTTCGACGGGAAGAGCTGGCGCCGCGGCGACTCGAGGCAAGGCCCCCCGGTCGACGCCGGGCAGGTGCTGTGGCCCACCGGCGCCGAGATCGGGTCGGGCGACCCCCGGACGGTCGACGTCACGCTCCGGACGCTGCGCGACGAGAAGCTGGTCCTGCCGACCGAGCCCAGGTCGATCGACGTCGAGGGCGAGTGGTTCTACGACGACTCCCGGGACGAGGTGTCGGGGAGCTCTGCGACGACGCCAGGCATGACCTACTCGTTCGAGGTCTTCGCGCGCCAGCTGACCGCCGACGCGCTGCGGACCAGCTCGGGCGACGACGTGGACGACCCCAACGTGGTCGAGGTCCCCGACAGCGCGCACCGGGACGAGATCCGCACCCTTGCCGAAGAGATCGTCGCGGGCACCACGACGCGCTACGACGCCGCGGTCGCCCTGCAGTCCTACTTCCGCGACGGAGCCAACTTCACCTACTCCACGCAGGTCCCCGACGGCGCGACCGACGACACGGTGTGGAACTTCCTCCAGGACCGCGAAGGATACTGCGTCCAGTTCGCGACCTCGATGACGATGATGGCCCGCTCGGTCGGGATCCCGGCGCGCCTGGCCGTGGGCTTCCTGCCGGGCGAGCGCACGAGCGACAACGTCTACCAGGTCACCGGCAAGGACTCGCACGCCTGGCCGGAGCTGTACTTCCCGGGTCAGGGATGGGTCAGGTTCGAGCCGACCCCCGCGGTGCAGGCCGGCCCTGTCCCCTCCTGGGCCGACCCGTTGCTCGGCCCCTCGGGTGACGACTCGACGTCCGTGCCCGACGACGTGCCGACGAGCCAGGTCGGCCCGGACGCCACGGCCGGAACCGGTCAGACCACGGCTCCGGCGCCAGGGGCAGGTGCCGGGCAGGAAGACGGCCAGGCGACCTCAGGGGGCGGCTGGGGCGCGGGCATCATCACCCTGGTGGTCGTCCTCGTCCTGTCGGTCGTGGGGTGGGTGGCGGTGCGACGCCGAGGGGGCTCGACCCCCGAGCTCGACGTCGAGTCGACGTGGGCGGATCTCGTCCGGCAGCTCGACGACCTGGGCGTTCGCTGGCAGGCGTCCGTCACGCTCCGCCAGGTCCCGGCCGTCGTGGCGAGCCAGGTCGCGCAGAGGACGGGCCGCCACCTCCCGGACACGACGGTCGACGCCCTCGTCGCACTGGCCGCAGAGGTGGAGTCGGAGCGCTACGCGCGCACCTGGTCTCCTCCGCCGCCGAACGACCTGGCCGCGTTGCGTGACCAGGTGGTGGCGGGGGTTCGTGAAGAGCTCAACGACCGCCCTGCTCGCGTCGACGGTCCCAACGCTCTTCCAGTCGGGTGA
- a CDS encoding DUF58 domain-containing protein: protein MPGPRRAPRSPSRLARVRPTTRGTAVLAASVALVAAGTALGLADLVALGAAGLLVVGGAWAWMVLRRIDRGRGALRVSRRVEPDPAVRGHQVTTRLLVSPVSPTATALARLARLQISEQAAAELCEHDALRAQVVSHPDRIAVRYRLRPEHRGRWPLGPVLTSRVDVFGLVRAAQPLGERSMVSVRPRTTELATRGSRAFGDLARSANGARTSSSDDSILREYVSGDDPRRVHWATAARRGQLMVRTDENAGVPPVTVLLDRGVLPPPDTDRSSRAAQDGEWAVEAAASVAVTLLGAGHPARLVASTAAPALEAYPYSTGRGSDGAAQILDDTIDLEGHASPRDAERALAATADALRASRRPGELTFAVIGPLGPLSGPSLVPLAGDGNHWAFVVAPAHDDRDAAVQDTLTRLRTIGWHAVAVDPRSTTITDAWNRLMEEHR from the coding sequence GTGCCTGGTCCGCGTCGCGCACCGCGGAGCCCGAGCAGGCTCGCGCGAGTCCGTCCCACCACCCGGGGTACCGCAGTCCTCGCAGCGAGCGTCGCCCTCGTCGCCGCCGGCACCGCCCTCGGCCTCGCGGACCTCGTCGCGCTCGGCGCAGCAGGGCTGCTCGTCGTCGGCGGTGCCTGGGCCTGGATGGTGCTGCGCAGGATCGACCGGGGCCGGGGCGCCCTGCGCGTCTCGCGCCGTGTCGAGCCGGATCCCGCGGTCCGCGGTCATCAGGTCACCACCCGGCTCCTCGTCTCCCCCGTCTCCCCGACCGCGACGGCGCTCGCACGACTCGCTCGGCTGCAGATCAGCGAGCAGGCAGCGGCCGAGCTGTGCGAGCACGACGCGCTGCGCGCGCAGGTCGTCTCGCACCCCGACCGGATCGCCGTCCGCTACCGGCTGCGCCCCGAGCACCGCGGTCGCTGGCCGCTCGGCCCCGTCCTCACCAGCAGGGTGGACGTCTTCGGCCTCGTCCGGGCCGCGCAGCCGCTCGGGGAACGGAGCATGGTCTCCGTCCGCCCGCGCACGACCGAGCTGGCGACACGCGGGTCGCGCGCCTTCGGCGACCTCGCCCGGTCCGCCAACGGTGCGCGCACCTCGTCGAGCGACGACAGCATCCTGAGAGAGTACGTCTCGGGCGACGACCCCCGCCGCGTGCACTGGGCCACGGCCGCCCGCCGAGGACAGCTCATGGTGCGCACCGACGAGAACGCCGGCGTGCCGCCCGTCACCGTGCTCCTCGACCGAGGAGTCCTCCCCCCTCCGGACACCGACAGGTCGTCGCGGGCGGCGCAGGACGGGGAATGGGCGGTCGAGGCGGCGGCCTCGGTCGCCGTCACGCTCCTGGGTGCCGGACACCCGGCCCGGCTCGTCGCGTCGACCGCGGCGCCTGCCCTCGAGGCGTACCCCTACTCGACCGGGCGCGGGAGCGACGGTGCCGCTCAGATCCTCGACGACACGATCGACCTCGAGGGCCACGCCAGCCCGCGTGACGCGGAGCGCGCTCTCGCGGCGACCGCGGACGCGCTGCGAGCCTCTCGACGTCCCGGCGAGCTGACGTTCGCGGTGATCGGCCCTCTCGGCCCCCTCTCCGGGCCGTCGCTCGTCCCGCTGGCGGGAGACGGCAACCACTGGGCCTTCGTCGTCGCCCCCGCGCACGACGACCGGGACGCCGCCGTCCAGGACACCTTGACCAGGCTCCGCACGATCGGGTGGCACGCCGTCGCCGTCGACCCGCGCTCCACCACGATCACCGACGCATGGAACCGACTCATGGAGGAGCACCGGTGA
- a CDS encoding AAA family ATPase, which translates to MLTDYSTAPRRDGIDPLGELVEATGRIRTRIESVISGRPELVHLTVAVLLAEGHLLLEDVPGVGKTTLAKALARTIDCHVGRIQFTPDLLPSDLTGVNIFRTETHDFEFRPGPVFSNIVIGDEINRASPKTQSALLECMEEGQTTVDGTTHRLPRPFLVVATQNPVEMEGTYPLPEAQRDRFMARLTVGYPDLDAELEMLERQESDTPLEHIEPVVDGPTILRFAQVARSVYASPAVKRYVLALVTQTREHPGLKLGASPRTSLQLLRAAKAVAAMAGRDHVLPDDVQLLAQPVLAHRLILSTESRLAGRTTEQVVRSLVEATPIPAHTATERH; encoded by the coding sequence GTGCTCACCGACTACTCCACCGCGCCACGGCGCGACGGGATCGATCCTCTCGGCGAGCTCGTCGAGGCGACCGGACGGATCCGGACCCGGATCGAGTCGGTGATCTCCGGACGGCCGGAGCTCGTCCACCTGACGGTCGCCGTCCTCCTCGCAGAGGGACACCTCCTCCTCGAGGACGTCCCCGGCGTCGGCAAGACGACGCTCGCCAAGGCGCTCGCCCGGACGATCGACTGCCACGTCGGGCGCATCCAGTTCACACCGGACCTGCTGCCCAGCGACCTCACCGGGGTCAACATCTTCCGCACGGAGACCCACGACTTCGAGTTCCGTCCGGGACCCGTGTTCTCCAACATCGTCATCGGCGACGAGATCAACCGAGCGTCGCCCAAGACCCAGTCCGCCCTGCTCGAGTGCATGGAGGAAGGGCAGACGACGGTCGACGGGACCACGCACCGGCTCCCTCGCCCGTTCCTCGTCGTCGCCACCCAGAACCCCGTCGAGATGGAGGGCACGTACCCCCTCCCCGAGGCGCAGCGGGACCGCTTCATGGCCCGGCTCACGGTCGGCTACCCGGACCTCGACGCCGAGCTCGAGATGCTCGAGCGCCAGGAGTCGGACACCCCGCTCGAGCACATCGAACCGGTCGTCGACGGCCCGACGATCCTGAGGTTCGCCCAGGTCGCCCGGTCCGTCTACGCCTCGCCCGCCGTCAAGCGCTACGTGCTCGCGCTCGTCACCCAGACCAGGGAGCACCCCGGCCTGAAGCTCGGCGCCTCCCCCCGTACCTCGCTCCAGCTGCTGCGCGCCGCCAAGGCGGTCGCCGCGATGGCGGGTCGTGACCACGTCCTGCCGGACGACGTCCAGCTCCTGGCGCAGCCCGTCCTGGCGCACCGGCTGATCCTCTCGACCGAGTCCCGGCTCGCGGGCCGCACGACCGAGCAGGTCGTGCGCTCCCTCGTCGAGGCGACCCCGATCCCGGCCCACACGGCGACGGAACGTCACTGA
- the mraZ gene encoding division/cell wall cluster transcriptional repressor MraZ, translated as MLLGTYTPRLDDKGRLILPAKFRGQLASGLVMTRGQERCLFLLPMDEFRRMYDQIRQAPVTSKQARDYLRVFLSGASDEIPDKQGRISIPAPLRTYAGLDRDVAVIGAGTRVEIWDAAAWETYLADQEAEYAATAEEVLPALRF; from the coding sequence CTGCTCCTCGGGACGTACACCCCTCGGCTCGACGACAAGGGACGGCTCATCCTGCCTGCGAAGTTCCGTGGACAGCTCGCCTCGGGGCTGGTCATGACCAGGGGGCAGGAGAGGTGCTTGTTCCTCCTGCCGATGGACGAGTTCCGCCGGATGTACGACCAGATCCGCCAGGCCCCCGTCACGAGCAAGCAGGCGAGGGACTACCTCCGCGTCTTCCTCTCGGGAGCCAGCGACGAGATCCCGGACAAGCAGGGCAGGATCTCGATCCCGGCCCCGCTGCGGACGTACGCGGGGCTCGACCGGGACGTCGCCGTGATCGGTGCCGGCACCCGTGTCGAGATCTGGGACGCCGCCGCGTGGGAGACGTACCTCGCCGACCAGGAGGCCGAGTACGCCGCCACGGCCGAGGAGGTGCTCCCGGCGTTGCGCTTCTGA
- the rsmH gene encoding 16S rRNA (cytosine(1402)-N(4))-methyltransferase RsmH, with translation MTTPRSTSGSGAEDRHVPVLLQRCVDLLAPALAEPGSVLVDCTLGMGGHTEAVLEQVPTARVVGIDRDPQAIALASERLARFGERFQAVHAVYDEIGEVVADLGLSAVQGVLMDLGVSSLQIDESERGFSYAQDAPLDMRMDTTAGLTAADVLNTYDERELTRILREYGEERFAQRIARAVVRRREVEPWTRSAALVDLVRSNIPAATRKTGGNPAKRTFQALRIEVNGELEVLERAVPAAVDVLAVGGRIVVESYQSLEDRIVKRELARGATSSAPAGLPVEPETHKPYLKLLVRGAEEAPADELERNPRSASVRLRAAERLRPTPDHLRHRPRGENKP, from the coding sequence ATGACCACACCTCGCAGCACGTCAGGATCAGGAGCGGAGGACCGTCACGTGCCGGTCCTCCTGCAACGGTGCGTGGACCTCCTCGCCCCTGCCCTCGCCGAACCCGGTTCCGTGCTGGTCGACTGCACGCTCGGGATGGGTGGCCACACGGAGGCGGTGCTCGAGCAGGTCCCCACCGCACGTGTCGTGGGGATCGACCGCGACCCGCAGGCCATCGCGCTCGCCTCGGAGCGGCTCGCCCGCTTCGGTGAGCGGTTCCAGGCCGTGCACGCGGTCTACGACGAGATCGGCGAGGTCGTCGCGGACCTGGGGCTGTCCGCCGTCCAGGGCGTCCTCATGGACCTCGGCGTCTCGTCGCTGCAGATCGACGAGTCGGAGCGCGGCTTCTCGTACGCCCAGGACGCACCGCTCGACATGCGCATGGACACGACGGCGGGCCTGACGGCGGCCGACGTCCTCAACACCTACGACGAGCGAGAGCTGACGAGGATCCTGCGGGAGTACGGCGAGGAGCGCTTCGCGCAGCGGATCGCGCGAGCGGTCGTCCGTCGCCGTGAGGTCGAGCCCTGGACCCGCAGCGCCGCTCTGGTGGACCTCGTGCGGTCGAACATCCCGGCTGCCACGCGCAAGACCGGTGGCAACCCGGCCAAGCGCACCTTCCAGGCGCTGCGGATCGAGGTCAACGGCGAGCTCGAGGTGCTCGAGCGCGCTGTACCGGCCGCTGTCGACGTCCTTGCCGTGGGAGGCCGGATCGTCGTCGAGTCCTACCAGTCGCTCGAGGACCGCATCGTCAAGCGCGAGCTCGCCCGCGGCGCGACGTCGAGCGCGCCTGCCGGGCTGCCCGTCGAGCCCGAGACCCACAAGCCCTATCTCAAGCTGCTCGTCCGCGGGGCCGAGGAGGCTCCTGCCGACGAGCTCGAGCGCAACCCGCGCTCGGCCTCGGTCCGGCTGCGGGCCGCCGAGAGGCTGCGACCCACACCTGACCACCTACGCCACCGCCCACGAGGGGAGAACAAGCCATGA